A window of the Megalopta genalis isolate 19385.01 chromosome 2, iyMegGena1_principal, whole genome shotgun sequence genome harbors these coding sequences:
- the Hecw gene encoding hecw ubiquitin protein ligase isoform X2, protein MPSEVNISDAAFEKDNGGDESEEQSVSLLTVSTTNQDSPSTVKHVKTNAIRNNHTAFTSDIENDFARQSENASLPLDTNTRQTENGLQQAEASSGQQEVVNNRADGNMLNSFEEQNNCSESKCNEENAVLKPADSASSMLVGQIEDNSSSSSKCSNEVIQNSNQRLTSLSHKNLTRKKCFLASIENNTGNIASTSEQLPLSSRNMMRKKQFFSRDLQSSSVESQYEQNTRDQHNNIGNNVYNENSRSSCTKSYGLPLESLASCSSDDRSQFQSTSTSEAHSNDIVNAHKPFSLTESNNKSTSENLSRFNEAGSSYSHVSKSVQTCQNTLADLVHCNEMIRKPFKLPILENLHETASAQQNDLEENAVALLEPSSIKQVRLEGAQSLEMEPHRSSNSSDGSNSDTESQQAVLGRNGTKKSRTAVTKSIALLSLPRAHRPLERPETGPTNQLECPPTPTHHPKLLRPLPMCQKSSVPLPSEEPLPPCWEARIDSHGRVFYIDHINRTTTWQRPNLTTRNTGCDLRRQQLDRRYQSVRRTISRPDNIDREPTSSQHANGNNFENAERPLPERPSSERNETEPFDINTSPPVLFLTRPDFFTELHTNEEALEWYNRNASLKHMINRIRRDKTVFPRYEHNRDLVALINFFADPNKELPRGYESKLDRTGKKFFICHARKATSFIDPRLPTEAAHARTLLDEAPVPPPRPQQSAVTTTPDIPVAYNDKVVAFLRQPNIMDILKERHSVLGQNIALREKVNTIRNEGTTALQRLGHDVPLALLLSLFEQEIMSYVPGNVGRSPLGSPHASPGLTRASARAPAPYRRDFEAKLRTFYRKLESKGYGQGPGKLKLHIRREHLLEDAFTRIMAASKKDLQKGKLVVMFDHEEGLDYGGPSREFFFHLSRELFNPYYGLFEYSANDTYTVQVSPMSAFVDNYHDWFKFSGRVLGLALVHQYLLDAFFTRPFYKALLRIPASLSDLESLDQEFHQSLMWIKEKDISIEPLELTFSVTEELLGRVAERELKPGGRNIAVTEKNKKEYLERVVRWRLERGVAEQTESLVRGFYEVVDPRLVSVFDARELELVIAGAAEIDLNDWRTHTEYRSGYHDAHPVVEWFWSSISRFTNEQRLRLLQFVTGTSSIPYEGFAALRGSTGPRKFCIEKWGRPNSLPRAHTCFNRLDLPPYPTPEILYEKLLLAVEETNTFGIE, encoded by the exons ATGCCATCTGAAGTTAACATTAGCGATGCAGCTTTTGAGAAGGATAATGGGGGGGATGAATCAGAAGAACAGAGTGTTTCTCTATTAACTGTTAGTACAACAAATCAGGATTCTCCATCAACGGTAAAACATGTGAAAACAAATGCCATAAGAAATAATCATACAGCATTTACATCTGATATTGAGAATGATTTTGCAAGACAAAGTGAGAATGCTTCTTTGccattagatacaaatactaGGCAAACTGAGAATGGTTTACAGCAAGCAGAAGCATCTTCTGGTCAACAAGAAGTAGTTAATAATAGAGCTGATGGTAATATGTTGAACTCCTTTGAAGAACAAAATAACTGTTCTGAATCAAAATGTAATGAAGAAAATGCAGTCTTGAAACCTGCTGATTCTGCATCATCAATGTTAGTTGGTCAAATTGAAGATAACAGCAGCAGTTCGAGTAAATGTAGTAATGAAGTCATACAAAACTCGAATCAAAGACTTACCTCATTGTCTCATAAGAATTTAACAAGAAAGAAGTGCTTTCTAGCTAGCATTGAAAACAATACTGGAAATATAGCAAGCACTTCGGAGCAATTACCTTTATCTTCAAGAAATATGATGAGAAAAAAACAGTTTTTTAGCAGGGATTTACAATCTAGCAGTGTGGAATCTCAATATGAACAGAATACAAGAGACCAGCATAACAATATTGGTAATAATGTATACAATGAAAATAGTAGGAGTTCATGTACAAAAAGTTATGGTTTACCCTTGGAAAGTCTAGCCTCGTGTAGTTCAGATGATCGCTCGCAGTTCCAAAGCACATCAACAAGTGAAGCACATAGTAATGATATTGTAAATGCACATAAACCGTTTAGTTTAACAGAGAGTAACAATAAGAGTACAAGTGAAAATTTAAGCAGATTTAATGAAGCTGGTAGTTCATATTCCCATGTATCTAAAAGTGTGCAAACGTGTCAAAACACTTTGGCAGACTTAGTTCATTGTAATGAGATGATAAGAAAACCATTCAAACTGCCAATTTTAGAGAATTTACATGAAACTGCCAGTGCTCAACAAAATGATCTTGAAGAAAACGCTGTAGCACTTTTGGAACCATCTTCCATCAAACAAGTACGTCTAGAAGGGGCTCAAAGCTTAGAAATGGAACCACATCGTTCATCAAATAGCAGTGATGGAAGCAATTCTGATACAGAATCACAGCAGGCAGTTTTAGGTCGTAATGGGACCAAAAAG TCTCGGACAGCTGTTACAAAAAGTATAGCACTATTGAGTTTACCAAGAGCCCACAGACCGCTGGAACGACCAGAAACCGGACCTACGAATCAGTTAGAATGTCCTCCGACACCTACCCATCACCCGAAGTTATTGCGTCCATTACCAATGTGCCAAAAATCAAGCGTACCGTTGCCCTCTGAAGAACCTTTGCCTCCAT GCTGGGAAGCAAGAATCGATAGCCACGGTCGGGTATTCTATATAGATCACATTAACCGTACTACTACTTGGCAGAGGCCCAATTTAACAACGCGAAATACAGGTTGTGATCTTCGACGACAGCAATTGGATCGACGTTATCAGAGCGTTCGTCGAACCATTTCTCGACCTGATAACATTGATCGTGAACCGACAAGTTCGCAACACGCGAACGGAAATAATTTTGAGAATGCTGAACGACCGCTACCGGAACGACCATCATCGGAAAGAAACGAGACCGAGCCGTTCGACATTAATACAAGTCCTCCAGTATTATTCTTAACGAGACCAGACTTCTTTACAGAATTACATACTAATGAAGAAGCATTGGAATGGTACAATCGCAATGCTAGCctaaaacatatgattaatagGATCAGGCGAGATAAGACAGTATTTCCAAGATACGAGCATAATAGGGATTTGGTTGCTTTAATAAATTTCTTTGCTGATCCGAATAAGGAGCTTCCCAGAGGCTACGAATCAAAACTCGATAGGACAGGGAAA AAATTCTTCATTTGTCATGCCAGAAAAGCCACATCTTTCATTGATCCAAGATTGCCTACAGAAGCAGCACATGCACGAACGCTATTAGATGAAGCACCCGTACCACCGCCAAGACCACAACAATCAGCTGTTACCACCACACCTGATATACCTGTAGCTTATAATGACAAAGTTGTTGCTTTCTTACGTCAGCCAAATATAATGGATATTTTAAAGGAAAGACATTCAGTGCTAGGACAGAACATTGCATTGAGAGAGAAAGTAAATACTATACGAAATGAAGGCACTACTGCTTTACAACGATTAGGTCATGATGTACCTCTCGCACTATTACTAAG CTTATTTGAACAAGAAATTATGTCTTATGTACCTGGGAACGTGGGCAGATCTCCACTAGGTAGTCCGCATGCTTCACCTGGCTTAACCAGAGCTTCTGCTAGAGCTCCAGCTCCATACAGAagagattttgaagctaaacttagaACATTTTACAGGAAGCTAGAAAGTAAAGGGTATGGGCAAGGTCCAGGAAAACTAAA ATTACATATTAGAAGAGAACACCTTCTGGAAGATGCTTTTACTCGCATAATGGCTGCTTCAAAAAAAGACTTACAGAAAGGCAAGCTAGTCGTTATGTTCGAtcatgaagaaggtttagactaCGGTGGACCGTCCcgcgaatttttctttcatctCTCGCGTGAGCTTTTCAATCCATATTACGGATTGTTCGAATATTCTGCCAACGACACTTACACGGTTCAAGTGTCACCCATGTCAGCTTTCGTCGACAATTACCACGATTGGTTTAAATTTTCCGGTAGAGTTTTAGGTCTAGCCCTGGTTCATCAATATTTGCTTGATGCCTTTTTCACGAGACCTTTCTACAAGGCTCTTTTGAGAATACCGGCAAGCTTGAGCGACTTAGAAAGCTTAGATCAAGAATTTCACCAGAGTTTAATGTGGATCAAGGAGAAAGACATAAGCATAGAACCGTTGGAATTAACATTTTCGGTAACAGAGGAACTATTGGGGCGAGTGGCTGAACGTGAATTAAAACCAGGAGGTAGAAATATCGCTGTCaccgaaaaaaataaaaaagaataccTTGAAAGAGTTGTACGTTGGCGACTCGAGCGCGGCGTTGCAGAACAAACGGAGTCATTGGTTCGTGGATTTTATGAAGTTGTTGATCCACGATTGGTATCAGTTTTTGATGCGCGTGAACTGGAATTAGTAATAGCGGGAGCTGCTGAAATAGATCTTAATGATTGGAGAACGCACACAGAATATAGAAGCGGTTACCATGATGCTCATCCGGTAGTGGAATGGTTTTGGAGCAGTATAAGTCGATTTACAAATGAGCAAAGATTAAGACTACTACAGTTTGTTACTGGAACGTCAAGCATTCCATACGAAGGATTTGCAGCCCTACGTGGATCCACCGGACCACGGAAATTTTGCATTGAAAAATGGGGAAGGCCAAATAGTTTACCCAG AGCTCATACATGCTTTAATCGCTTGGATCTTCCACCATATCCTACACCTGAAATTTTATATGAGAAGCTTTTATTGGCTGTAGAAGAGACGAACACGTTTGGGATagaataa
- the Hecw gene encoding hecw ubiquitin protein ligase isoform X1 produces MPSEVNISDAAFEKDNGGDESEEQSVSLLTVSTTNQDSPSTVKHVKTNAIRNNHTAFTSDIENDFARQSENASLPLDTNTRQTENGLQQAEASSGQQEVVNNRADGNMLNSFEEQNNCSESKCNEENAVLKPADSASSMLVGQIEDNSSSSSKCSNEVIQNSNQRLTSLSHKNLTRKKCFLASIENNTGNIASTSEQLPLSSRNMMRKKQFFSRDLQSSSVESQYEQNTRDQHNNIGNNVYNENSRSSCTKSYGLPLESLASCSSDDRSQFQSTSTSEAHSNDIVNAHKPFSLTESNNKSTSENLSRFNEAGSSYSHVSKSVQTCQNTLADLVHCNEMIRKPFKLPILENLHETASAQQNDLEENAVALLEPSSIKQVRLEGAQSLEMEPHRSSNSSDGSNSDTESQQAVLGRNGTKKRPCDTNGIITKEGVEYYQLWRSTGGFSSPERLYETLYPSPPPLPPRTMHKLLHRSNAGPPELPKRCSQKYPAPLHPEDCFGFEIVDVDEASNSKSRTAVTKSIALLSLPRAHRPLERPETGPTNQLECPPTPTHHPKLLRPLPMCQKSSVPLPSEEPLPPCWEARIDSHGRVFYIDHINRTTTWQRPNLTTRNTGCDLRRQQLDRRYQSVRRTISRPDNIDREPTSSQHANGNNFENAERPLPERPSSERNETEPFDINTSPPVLFLTRPDFFTELHTNEEALEWYNRNASLKHMINRIRRDKTVFPRYEHNRDLVALINFFADPNKELPRGYESKLDRTGKKFFICHARKATSFIDPRLPTEAAHARTLLDEAPVPPPRPQQSAVTTTPDIPVAYNDKVVAFLRQPNIMDILKERHSVLGQNIALREKVNTIRNEGTTALQRLGHDVPLALLLSLFEQEIMSYVPGNVGRSPLGSPHASPGLTRASARAPAPYRRDFEAKLRTFYRKLESKGYGQGPGKLKLHIRREHLLEDAFTRIMAASKKDLQKGKLVVMFDHEEGLDYGGPSREFFFHLSRELFNPYYGLFEYSANDTYTVQVSPMSAFVDNYHDWFKFSGRVLGLALVHQYLLDAFFTRPFYKALLRIPASLSDLESLDQEFHQSLMWIKEKDISIEPLELTFSVTEELLGRVAERELKPGGRNIAVTEKNKKEYLERVVRWRLERGVAEQTESLVRGFYEVVDPRLVSVFDARELELVIAGAAEIDLNDWRTHTEYRSGYHDAHPVVEWFWSSISRFTNEQRLRLLQFVTGTSSIPYEGFAALRGSTGPRKFCIEKWGRPNSLPRAHTCFNRLDLPPYPTPEILYEKLLLAVEETNTFGIE; encoded by the exons ATGCCATCTGAAGTTAACATTAGCGATGCAGCTTTTGAGAAGGATAATGGGGGGGATGAATCAGAAGAACAGAGTGTTTCTCTATTAACTGTTAGTACAACAAATCAGGATTCTCCATCAACGGTAAAACATGTGAAAACAAATGCCATAAGAAATAATCATACAGCATTTACATCTGATATTGAGAATGATTTTGCAAGACAAAGTGAGAATGCTTCTTTGccattagatacaaatactaGGCAAACTGAGAATGGTTTACAGCAAGCAGAAGCATCTTCTGGTCAACAAGAAGTAGTTAATAATAGAGCTGATGGTAATATGTTGAACTCCTTTGAAGAACAAAATAACTGTTCTGAATCAAAATGTAATGAAGAAAATGCAGTCTTGAAACCTGCTGATTCTGCATCATCAATGTTAGTTGGTCAAATTGAAGATAACAGCAGCAGTTCGAGTAAATGTAGTAATGAAGTCATACAAAACTCGAATCAAAGACTTACCTCATTGTCTCATAAGAATTTAACAAGAAAGAAGTGCTTTCTAGCTAGCATTGAAAACAATACTGGAAATATAGCAAGCACTTCGGAGCAATTACCTTTATCTTCAAGAAATATGATGAGAAAAAAACAGTTTTTTAGCAGGGATTTACAATCTAGCAGTGTGGAATCTCAATATGAACAGAATACAAGAGACCAGCATAACAATATTGGTAATAATGTATACAATGAAAATAGTAGGAGTTCATGTACAAAAAGTTATGGTTTACCCTTGGAAAGTCTAGCCTCGTGTAGTTCAGATGATCGCTCGCAGTTCCAAAGCACATCAACAAGTGAAGCACATAGTAATGATATTGTAAATGCACATAAACCGTTTAGTTTAACAGAGAGTAACAATAAGAGTACAAGTGAAAATTTAAGCAGATTTAATGAAGCTGGTAGTTCATATTCCCATGTATCTAAAAGTGTGCAAACGTGTCAAAACACTTTGGCAGACTTAGTTCATTGTAATGAGATGATAAGAAAACCATTCAAACTGCCAATTTTAGAGAATTTACATGAAACTGCCAGTGCTCAACAAAATGATCTTGAAGAAAACGCTGTAGCACTTTTGGAACCATCTTCCATCAAACAAGTACGTCTAGAAGGGGCTCAAAGCTTAGAAATGGAACCACATCGTTCATCAAATAGCAGTGATGGAAGCAATTCTGATACAGAATCACAGCAGGCAGTTTTAGGTCGTAATGGGACCAAAAAG aggccatgtgacacaaatggtaTTATAACAAAAGAAGGTGTGGAATATTATCAATTATGGCGGAGTACAGGAGGCTTCTCATCACCTGAACGTTTATATGAAACATTATACCCAAGTCCTCCACCACTTCCACCACGGACAATGCACAAACTTTTACACAGAAGCAATGCTGGCCCACCAGAATTACCTAAACGGTGTTCTCAAAAGTACCCAGCACCTTTGCACCCTGAAGATTGCTTTGGATTTGAAATAGTAGATGTTGATGAAGCTTCTAATTCAAAG TCTCGGACAGCTGTTACAAAAAGTATAGCACTATTGAGTTTACCAAGAGCCCACAGACCGCTGGAACGACCAGAAACCGGACCTACGAATCAGTTAGAATGTCCTCCGACACCTACCCATCACCCGAAGTTATTGCGTCCATTACCAATGTGCCAAAAATCAAGCGTACCGTTGCCCTCTGAAGAACCTTTGCCTCCAT GCTGGGAAGCAAGAATCGATAGCCACGGTCGGGTATTCTATATAGATCACATTAACCGTACTACTACTTGGCAGAGGCCCAATTTAACAACGCGAAATACAGGTTGTGATCTTCGACGACAGCAATTGGATCGACGTTATCAGAGCGTTCGTCGAACCATTTCTCGACCTGATAACATTGATCGTGAACCGACAAGTTCGCAACACGCGAACGGAAATAATTTTGAGAATGCTGAACGACCGCTACCGGAACGACCATCATCGGAAAGAAACGAGACCGAGCCGTTCGACATTAATACAAGTCCTCCAGTATTATTCTTAACGAGACCAGACTTCTTTACAGAATTACATACTAATGAAGAAGCATTGGAATGGTACAATCGCAATGCTAGCctaaaacatatgattaatagGATCAGGCGAGATAAGACAGTATTTCCAAGATACGAGCATAATAGGGATTTGGTTGCTTTAATAAATTTCTTTGCTGATCCGAATAAGGAGCTTCCCAGAGGCTACGAATCAAAACTCGATAGGACAGGGAAA AAATTCTTCATTTGTCATGCCAGAAAAGCCACATCTTTCATTGATCCAAGATTGCCTACAGAAGCAGCACATGCACGAACGCTATTAGATGAAGCACCCGTACCACCGCCAAGACCACAACAATCAGCTGTTACCACCACACCTGATATACCTGTAGCTTATAATGACAAAGTTGTTGCTTTCTTACGTCAGCCAAATATAATGGATATTTTAAAGGAAAGACATTCAGTGCTAGGACAGAACATTGCATTGAGAGAGAAAGTAAATACTATACGAAATGAAGGCACTACTGCTTTACAACGATTAGGTCATGATGTACCTCTCGCACTATTACTAAG CTTATTTGAACAAGAAATTATGTCTTATGTACCTGGGAACGTGGGCAGATCTCCACTAGGTAGTCCGCATGCTTCACCTGGCTTAACCAGAGCTTCTGCTAGAGCTCCAGCTCCATACAGAagagattttgaagctaaacttagaACATTTTACAGGAAGCTAGAAAGTAAAGGGTATGGGCAAGGTCCAGGAAAACTAAA ATTACATATTAGAAGAGAACACCTTCTGGAAGATGCTTTTACTCGCATAATGGCTGCTTCAAAAAAAGACTTACAGAAAGGCAAGCTAGTCGTTATGTTCGAtcatgaagaaggtttagactaCGGTGGACCGTCCcgcgaatttttctttcatctCTCGCGTGAGCTTTTCAATCCATATTACGGATTGTTCGAATATTCTGCCAACGACACTTACACGGTTCAAGTGTCACCCATGTCAGCTTTCGTCGACAATTACCACGATTGGTTTAAATTTTCCGGTAGAGTTTTAGGTCTAGCCCTGGTTCATCAATATTTGCTTGATGCCTTTTTCACGAGACCTTTCTACAAGGCTCTTTTGAGAATACCGGCAAGCTTGAGCGACTTAGAAAGCTTAGATCAAGAATTTCACCAGAGTTTAATGTGGATCAAGGAGAAAGACATAAGCATAGAACCGTTGGAATTAACATTTTCGGTAACAGAGGAACTATTGGGGCGAGTGGCTGAACGTGAATTAAAACCAGGAGGTAGAAATATCGCTGTCaccgaaaaaaataaaaaagaataccTTGAAAGAGTTGTACGTTGGCGACTCGAGCGCGGCGTTGCAGAACAAACGGAGTCATTGGTTCGTGGATTTTATGAAGTTGTTGATCCACGATTGGTATCAGTTTTTGATGCGCGTGAACTGGAATTAGTAATAGCGGGAGCTGCTGAAATAGATCTTAATGATTGGAGAACGCACACAGAATATAGAAGCGGTTACCATGATGCTCATCCGGTAGTGGAATGGTTTTGGAGCAGTATAAGTCGATTTACAAATGAGCAAAGATTAAGACTACTACAGTTTGTTACTGGAACGTCAAGCATTCCATACGAAGGATTTGCAGCCCTACGTGGATCCACCGGACCACGGAAATTTTGCATTGAAAAATGGGGAAGGCCAAATAGTTTACCCAG AGCTCATACATGCTTTAATCGCTTGGATCTTCCACCATATCCTACACCTGAAATTTTATATGAGAAGCTTTTATTGGCTGTAGAAGAGACGAACACGTTTGGGATagaataa
- the RpL32 gene encoding ribosomal protein L32 produces MAIRPVYRPTIVKKRTKKFIRHQSDRYSKLKRNWRKPKGIDNRVRRRFKGQYLMPNIGYGSNKKTRHMLPTGFRKVLVHNVKELEVLMMQNRKFCAEIAHGVSSKKRKTIVERAQQLSIRVTNASARLRSQENE; encoded by the exons ATGGCTATTCGACCGGTATACAGGCCCACAATTGTTAAGAAGAGGACTAAGAAGTTCATTCGTCACCAAAGTGACCGATACAGTAAACTAAAG AGAAACTGGCGTAAACCAAAAGGTATCGACAACAGAGTCCGTAGGCGTTTCAAGGGTCAGTATTTGATGCCCAATATTGGTTACGGAAGCAACAAGAAAACACGTCATATGCTACCAACTGGTTTCAGAAAAGTGTTGGTTCACAATGTTAAG GAATTAGAGGTTTTAATGATGCAAAATAGGAAATTCTGCGCTGAAATTGCTCATGGTGTGAGTAGTAAAAAACGCAAAACTATCGTTGAACGTGCTCAGCAACTTTCCATTCGAGTCACTAATGCCAGTGCAAGATTACGTTCTCAAGAAAATGAATAA